A genomic region of Papaver somniferum cultivar HN1 chromosome 7, ASM357369v1, whole genome shotgun sequence contains the following coding sequences:
- the LOC113295883 gene encoding uncharacterized protein LOC113295883: MKHILWQCSFNTNIWQWLLQTFNFQVPSSLSDILHFAKHKSPFVKQVWMIASCAILRELWFQKNKVIHEGISPNLECFKRRILNLVFYGGYRITGAKWRTEYDSYILHYFMLEQRNIKNSNLKECQWSNPQLGYLLFCCDGVALGDPGAAGYGVIARGCHAQVIGTISRGVGNATGFISKLLSIVFATEWALKFSAVR; this comes from the coding sequence ATGAAGCACATTCTGTGGCAGTGCAGTTTCAATACTAATATCTGGCAATGGTTATTGCAAACTTTTAACTTTCAAGTACCTTCTTCACTGTCTGATATATTACATTTTGCAAAGCATAAAAGTCCTTTTGTTAAACAAGTTTGGATGATAGCTTCTTGTGCAATATTGAGGGAATTGTGGTTTCAGAAGAATAAAGTGATTCATGAAGGTATTTCTCCAAATCTGGAGTGTTTTAAAAGAAGAATACTGAATCTGGTGTTTTATGGAGGTTATAGAATAACTGGAGCAAAATGGAGGACAGAATATGATTCATATATACTTCACTATTTCATGCTAGAGCAGAGAAACATAAAAAATTCTAATCTAAAGGAATGTCAATGGAGTAATCCACAATTGGGTTATCTACTGTTCTGTTGTGATGGTGTTGCTTTGGGTGATCCTGGAGCAGCAGGGTATGGTGTTATTGCTAGAGGTTGTCATGCTCAGGTCATTGGCACTATTTCTAGAGGTGTTGGTAATGCTACAGGCTTCATTTCAAAACTCTTATCAATTGTTTTTGCAACAGAATGGGCACTAAAATTCAGTGCAGTAAGATAA